A single Pantanalinema sp. DNA region contains:
- a CDS encoding DUF1385 domain-containing protein, whose product MSDILKVDPIGGQAVIEGVMMRGKHGVGLAVRTPAGEIHLKQEPIESLRSRYPLLKLPFVRGVAALIESLSLGMRMLNYSAAIASGEDEKEAESGGWLPLVIGVVVMIAIFKVVPALVFAKLTPVIPNALALSAIEGLIRVGLFVGYLSAISLMPEVKRLFQYHGAEHQVINCVEAGKELTPDNALAYSPIHPRCGTSFLLITLLLQIAVFSLLGTHMTVVQRVASQLCLLPVVAGIAFELIRLAGQTSIQGAKAGFAARCALWVTLPGQWLQRVTTRPASRDQIEVAIASLHAALAVQPAGAAPQVP is encoded by the coding sequence CGACATCCTGAAGGTGGACCCCATCGGCGGCCAGGCCGTCATCGAGGGGGTCATGATGCGCGGCAAGCATGGGGTCGGACTTGCCGTCCGCACCCCCGCCGGCGAGATCCACCTCAAGCAAGAGCCCATCGAGAGCCTTCGCTCCAGGTATCCCCTGCTCAAGCTCCCCTTCGTCCGGGGCGTGGCCGCCCTGATCGAGTCGCTCTCGCTGGGCATGCGCATGCTCAACTACTCGGCGGCGATCGCCTCCGGCGAGGACGAGAAGGAAGCCGAGAGCGGGGGCTGGCTCCCGCTCGTCATCGGGGTGGTCGTCATGATCGCCATCTTCAAGGTGGTGCCCGCCCTCGTCTTCGCCAAGCTGACCCCCGTCATCCCGAACGCGCTCGCCCTGAGCGCAATCGAGGGACTGATCAGAGTCGGGCTCTTCGTCGGCTACCTCTCGGCCATCTCGCTCATGCCGGAGGTCAAGCGCCTGTTCCAGTACCACGGCGCCGAACACCAGGTCATCAACTGCGTCGAGGCGGGCAAGGAACTGACCCCGGACAACGCCCTCGCCTACTCGCCCATCCACCCGCGGTGCGGGACCAGCTTCCTGCTGATCACCCTGCTCTTGCAGATCGCGGTGTTCTCGCTGCTCGGCACTCACATGACCGTCGTCCAGCGCGTGGCCTCTCAGCTGTGCCTGCTGCCGGTGGTCGCGGGCATCGCCTTCGAGCTGATCCGGCTCGCGGGCCAGACCTCGATCCAGGGCGCCAAGGCGGGATTCGCCGCGCGCTGCGCCCTGTGGGTGACGCTTCCGGGCCAGTGGCTCCAGCGGGTGACCACGCGCCCGGCCTCCCGCGACCAGATCGAGGTCGCGATCGCCTCGTTGCACGCGGCTTTGGCCGTACAGCCCGCCGGGGCAGCCCCCCAGGTCCCCTAG